One window of the Hippocampus zosterae strain Florida chromosome 8, ASM2543408v3, whole genome shotgun sequence genome contains the following:
- the arhgap39 gene encoding rho GTPase-activating protein 39 isoform X1, with the protein MAERLEWVEIIEPRTRERMYANLLTGECVWDPPPGVRIKRTGDNQWWELFDPNTSRFYYYNASTQRTVWHRPQGCDIIPLAKLQTLKQHTDGASPRHASAAAGGGGGASADNSPGRNSGVSRDGSTSSSLDQEGTDKQTGKDEAERTSPFRWNTGTKERMLIKVTDREPSFLSHQGNGYSPCEPGAPSGPPRSRRSSGGGNPAPPEADGSPGPYPERRHSPFLKRAEPGGSQRRPSADSQPSSPRYAYEPPLYEEPPSEYQPPPIYEEPPSDVHLSDSSFYGSGKSPGRKTSVPLYHSPKQSPYGQLVLTRQKCPEKTQSLEYSPVGKEYVKQLVYVEQSSSSPRFKTADRLLRYGTAGGYGGSYGGSYTLQHSQSLIRDPRLLLDYSGEGGQRLLYEDSVSWSSSQTHSLSSSAAGTFSPGGNRKRKSRKPSLPQELARCGAPDGDFGGTASEAMLAQARLAWEAQQVMKQRSSWDSGQGGGGGAQSSKDGYESDGAVPAPLPGPVVRAFSEDEALAQSDGHLWKRSTFERLGFPQVLLEKSLSMQTSLASPETYLHPSQSEDLGACAQFEASRNARNMMPSASCGVFPEFTLRKPSSETDIENWASKHFNKHTQGLFRRKVSIANMLAWSSEPIKKPMIVTSDRSVKKEAVDIFKLIQTYMGDRRAKVDPLCVALEVVVRGWSNQGLRDELYIQLCRQTTENFRYDSLERGWELMAICLAFFPPTPRFHAYLEGYICRHMDPLNDTKGTLAPSQVSHLILLHEGLNIQPPVLLKISHLKCLGSGGVLFCSGVAISSYAKHCYRKLTKAALTGAKKGLQKPCLEEIQHARNAIFSPSMFGSSLEEVMALQRERYPDHQLPWVQTRLSEEVLGLNGDQTEGIFRVPGDIDEVNALKLQVDQWKIPTGLEDPHIPASLLKFWYRELEEPLIPHEFYDECVKNYDNAEAAVQVVLGLPHINKLVLCYLIRFLQVFAQPSNVSVTKMDVNNLAMVMAPNCLRCQSDDPRVIFENTRKEMSFIRLLIHSLDTGFMDAIL; encoded by the exons GTTGGAGTGGGTGGAGATCATCGAGCCGCGCACGCGCGAGCGCATGTACGCCAACCTGCTGACGGGCGAGTGCGTGTGGGACCCGCCGCCGGGTGTGCGCATCAAGCGCACCGGCGACAACCAGTGGTGGGAGCTGTTTGACCCCAACACCTCGCGCTTCTACTACTACAACGCTTCCACGCAGCGCACCGTCTGGCACCGCCCGCAAGGCTGCGACATCATCCCGCTGGCTAAACTGCAGACGCTCAAGCAGCACACCGACGGCGCTAGCCCACGTCACGCCAGCGCCGCCgccggtggaggaggaggagcgtcaGCCGACAACAGTCCGGGACGCAACAGCGGGGTCAGCCGGGATGGGAGCACTTCGTCCTCCCTGGACCAGGAAGGGACGGACAAGCAGACCGGGAAAGACGAAGCCGAGCG GACGTCCCCGTTCCGGTGGAACACGGGCACCAAGGAGCGCATGCTGATCAAGGTGACGGACCGCGAGCCGAGCTTCCTGTCCCACCAAGGTAACGGTTACTCCCCGTGCGAGCCGGGGGCGCCGTCAGGCCCCCCGCGAAGCCGCCGTTCCTCCGGGGGCGGTAACCCGGCGCCCCCCGAAGCCGATGGCTCCCCCGGCCCGTACCCGGAGCGCCGGCATTCTCCCTTCTTGAAGCGCGCCGAGCCGGGCGGTTCCCAGCGCCGGCCCTCGGCCGACTCGCAGCCGTCGTCCCCCCGCTACGCCTACGAGCCGCCGCTCTACGAGGAGCCGCCCTCCGAGTACCAGCCGCCGCCCATCTACGAGGAGCCGCCCTCCGACGTTCACCTGTCGGACTCCTCCTTCTACGGCAGCGGGAAGTCGCCCGGCCGCAAGACCTCGGTGCCCCTCTACCACTCCCCCAAGCAGTCCCCTTATGGCCAGCTGGTTCTGACCCGGCAGAAGTGTCCGGAGAAGACCCAGAGCCTGGAGTACAGTCCCGTGGGGAAGGAGTACGTCAAGCAGCTGGTGTACGTGGAGCAGTCGTCCTCCAGCCCTCGCTTCAAGACGGCCGACCGGCTGCTGCGTTACGGCACCGCCGGCGGCTACGGCGGCTCCTACGGGGGCTCCTACACGCTGCAGCACAGCCAGTCTCTGATAAGGGACCCCCGCCTGTTGCTGGACTACAGCGGCGAGGGGGGTCAGAGGCTACTCTACGAGGACTCCGTCTCCTGGTCGTCGAGTCAGACTCACTCCCTGTCCTCGTCGGCCGCCGGGACCTTCTCTCCCGGCGGCAACCGCAAACGCAAGAGCCGCAAGCCGTCGCTTCCGCAGGAGCTGGCCCGCTGCGGCGCCCCCGACGGCGACTTTGGCGGCACGGCGTCGGAGGCCATGCTGGCGCAGGCCCGGCTGGCGTGGGAGGCGCAGCAGGTGATGAAGCAGCGCAGCAGCTGGGACTCGGgccagggcggcggcggcggggcgcAGAGCTCCAAGGACGGCTACGAAAGCGACGGCGCCGTGCCCGCCCCGCTGCCGGGGCCGGTGGTGAGGGCCTTCAGCGAGGACGAGGCCCTGGCGCAGAGCGACGGACACCTTTGGAAGAGAAGCACCTTCGAGCGCCTCGGATTCCCTCAGGTCCTGCTGGAGAAAAGTCTCTCCATGCAGACCAGCCTGGCGTCGCCCGAGACGTATCTCCATCCCTCGCAG TCGGAGGACCTGGGAGCCTGCGCCCAGTTTGAGGCCAGTCGCAATGCCAGGAACATGATGCCGAGCGCCAGCTGCGGCGTTTTCCCGGAATTCACCCTGAGGAAACCGTCCTCCGAGACCGACATCGAGAACTGGGCGTCCAAGCacttcaacaaacacacacag GGTCTATTCAGGAGGAAGGTGTCCATCGCCAACATGCTAGCATGGAGCAGCGAGCCCATCAAGAAGCCCATGATCGTCACGTCGGACCGCAGCGTCAAGAAGGAGGCGGTGGACATCTTCAAGCTCATCCAGACCTACATGGGGGACCGCCGCGCCAAAGTCGACCCCCTCTGCGTAGCCCTGGAG GTGGTGGTCCGTGGGTGGAGCAACCAGGGCCTCCGCGACGAGCTGTACATCCAGCTGTGCCGGCAGACCACGGAGAACTTCCGCTACGACAGCCTCGAGCGCGGCTGGGAGCTGATGGCCATCTGCCTGGCCTTCTTCCCGCCCACGCCGCGCTTCCACGCCTACCTGGAGGGTTACATCTGCAGACACATGGACCCCCTCAATGACACCAAGGGTACGCTCGCGCCGTCACAAGTGTCCCACCTTATTTTATTACATGAGGGTCTAAATATTCAGCCCCcagtattattaaaaataagccACCTTAAATGTTTGGGGTCGGGGGGTGTACTATTCTGTTCAGGAGTGGCTATAAGCAGCTACGCTAAACATTGCTACAGGAAGCTCACCAAGGCGGCGCTGACCGGGGCCAAGAAG GGTCTTCAGAAGCCGTGCTTGGAGGAgatccagcatgcccgcaacgcCATCTTCAGCCCGTCCATGTTCGGCTCTTCCCTGGAGGAGGTCATGGCCCTGCAGAGGGAACGCTACCCGGACCACCAGCTGCCCTGGGTCCAGACCCGCCTGTCCGAGGAGGTCCTGGGCCTCAACGGGGACCAGACGGAGGGCATCTTCAG GGTTCCGGGAGACATCGATGAGGTGAACGCCCTCAAGCTGCAAGTGGACCAATGGAAGATCCCCACAGGACTGGAAGACCCTCACATTCCAG CGTCGCTGCTGAAGTTTTGGTACCGCGAGCTGGAGGAGCCGCTGATCCCGCACGAGTTCTACGACGAGTGCGTCAAGAACTACGACAACGCCGAGGCCGCCGTCCAAGTGGTGCTGGGACTGCCGCACATCAACAAACTGGTGCTCTGCTACCTCATACGCTTCCTGCAG GTGTTCGCGCAGCCGTCCAACGTGTCGGTGACTAAGATGGACGTCAACAACCTGGCCATGGTGATGGCGCCCAACTGCCTGCGCTGCCAGTCGGACGACCCGCGCGTCATCTTCGAGAACACCCGCAAGGAGATGTCCTTCATCAGGCTGCTCATCCACTCACTGGACACCGGCTTCATGGACGCCATCCTATAA
- the arhgap39 gene encoding rho GTPase-activating protein 39 isoform X2, producing MAERLEWVEIIEPRTRERMYANLLTGECVWDPPPGVRIKRTGDNQWWELFDPNTSRFYYYNASTQRTVWHRPQGCDIIPLAKLQTLKQHTDGASPRHASAAAGGGGGASADNSPGRNSGVSRDGSTSSSLDQEGTDKQTGKDEAERTSPFRWNTGTKERMLIKVTDREPSFLSHQGNGYSPCEPGAPSGPPRSRRSSGGGNPAPPEADGSPGPYPERRHSPFLKRAEPGGSQRRPSADSQPSSPRYAYEPPLYEEPPSEYQPPPIYEEPPSDVHLSDSSFYGSGKSPGRKTSVPLYHSPKQSPYGQLVLTRQKCPEKTQSLEYSPVGKEYVKQLVYVEQSSSSPRFKTADRLLRYGTAGGYGGSYGGSYTLQHSQSLIRDPRLLLDYSGEGGQRLLYEDSVSWSSSQTHSLSSSAAGTFSPGGNRKRKSRKPSLPQELARCGAPDGDFGGTASEAMLAQARLAWEAQQVMKQRSSWDSGQGGGGGAQSSKDGYESDGAVPAPLPGPVVRAFSEDEALAQSDGHLWKRSTFERLGFPQVLLEKSLSMQTSLASPETYLHPSQSEDLGACAQFEASRNARNMMPSASCGVFPEFTLRKPSSETDIENWASKHFNKHTQGLFRRKVSIANMLAWSSEPIKKPMIVTSDRSVKKEAVDIFKLIQTYMGDRRAKVDPLCVALEVVVRGWSNQGLRDELYIQLCRQTTENFRYDSLERGWELMAICLAFFPPTPRFHAYLEGYICRHMDPLNDTKGVAISSYAKHCYRKLTKAALTGAKKGLQKPCLEEIQHARNAIFSPSMFGSSLEEVMALQRERYPDHQLPWVQTRLSEEVLGLNGDQTEGIFRVPGDIDEVNALKLQVDQWKIPTGLEDPHIPASLLKFWYRELEEPLIPHEFYDECVKNYDNAEAAVQVVLGLPHINKLVLCYLIRFLQVFAQPSNVSVTKMDVNNLAMVMAPNCLRCQSDDPRVIFENTRKEMSFIRLLIHSLDTGFMDAIL from the exons GTTGGAGTGGGTGGAGATCATCGAGCCGCGCACGCGCGAGCGCATGTACGCCAACCTGCTGACGGGCGAGTGCGTGTGGGACCCGCCGCCGGGTGTGCGCATCAAGCGCACCGGCGACAACCAGTGGTGGGAGCTGTTTGACCCCAACACCTCGCGCTTCTACTACTACAACGCTTCCACGCAGCGCACCGTCTGGCACCGCCCGCAAGGCTGCGACATCATCCCGCTGGCTAAACTGCAGACGCTCAAGCAGCACACCGACGGCGCTAGCCCACGTCACGCCAGCGCCGCCgccggtggaggaggaggagcgtcaGCCGACAACAGTCCGGGACGCAACAGCGGGGTCAGCCGGGATGGGAGCACTTCGTCCTCCCTGGACCAGGAAGGGACGGACAAGCAGACCGGGAAAGACGAAGCCGAGCG GACGTCCCCGTTCCGGTGGAACACGGGCACCAAGGAGCGCATGCTGATCAAGGTGACGGACCGCGAGCCGAGCTTCCTGTCCCACCAAGGTAACGGTTACTCCCCGTGCGAGCCGGGGGCGCCGTCAGGCCCCCCGCGAAGCCGCCGTTCCTCCGGGGGCGGTAACCCGGCGCCCCCCGAAGCCGATGGCTCCCCCGGCCCGTACCCGGAGCGCCGGCATTCTCCCTTCTTGAAGCGCGCCGAGCCGGGCGGTTCCCAGCGCCGGCCCTCGGCCGACTCGCAGCCGTCGTCCCCCCGCTACGCCTACGAGCCGCCGCTCTACGAGGAGCCGCCCTCCGAGTACCAGCCGCCGCCCATCTACGAGGAGCCGCCCTCCGACGTTCACCTGTCGGACTCCTCCTTCTACGGCAGCGGGAAGTCGCCCGGCCGCAAGACCTCGGTGCCCCTCTACCACTCCCCCAAGCAGTCCCCTTATGGCCAGCTGGTTCTGACCCGGCAGAAGTGTCCGGAGAAGACCCAGAGCCTGGAGTACAGTCCCGTGGGGAAGGAGTACGTCAAGCAGCTGGTGTACGTGGAGCAGTCGTCCTCCAGCCCTCGCTTCAAGACGGCCGACCGGCTGCTGCGTTACGGCACCGCCGGCGGCTACGGCGGCTCCTACGGGGGCTCCTACACGCTGCAGCACAGCCAGTCTCTGATAAGGGACCCCCGCCTGTTGCTGGACTACAGCGGCGAGGGGGGTCAGAGGCTACTCTACGAGGACTCCGTCTCCTGGTCGTCGAGTCAGACTCACTCCCTGTCCTCGTCGGCCGCCGGGACCTTCTCTCCCGGCGGCAACCGCAAACGCAAGAGCCGCAAGCCGTCGCTTCCGCAGGAGCTGGCCCGCTGCGGCGCCCCCGACGGCGACTTTGGCGGCACGGCGTCGGAGGCCATGCTGGCGCAGGCCCGGCTGGCGTGGGAGGCGCAGCAGGTGATGAAGCAGCGCAGCAGCTGGGACTCGGgccagggcggcggcggcggggcgcAGAGCTCCAAGGACGGCTACGAAAGCGACGGCGCCGTGCCCGCCCCGCTGCCGGGGCCGGTGGTGAGGGCCTTCAGCGAGGACGAGGCCCTGGCGCAGAGCGACGGACACCTTTGGAAGAGAAGCACCTTCGAGCGCCTCGGATTCCCTCAGGTCCTGCTGGAGAAAAGTCTCTCCATGCAGACCAGCCTGGCGTCGCCCGAGACGTATCTCCATCCCTCGCAG TCGGAGGACCTGGGAGCCTGCGCCCAGTTTGAGGCCAGTCGCAATGCCAGGAACATGATGCCGAGCGCCAGCTGCGGCGTTTTCCCGGAATTCACCCTGAGGAAACCGTCCTCCGAGACCGACATCGAGAACTGGGCGTCCAAGCacttcaacaaacacacacag GGTCTATTCAGGAGGAAGGTGTCCATCGCCAACATGCTAGCATGGAGCAGCGAGCCCATCAAGAAGCCCATGATCGTCACGTCGGACCGCAGCGTCAAGAAGGAGGCGGTGGACATCTTCAAGCTCATCCAGACCTACATGGGGGACCGCCGCGCCAAAGTCGACCCCCTCTGCGTAGCCCTGGAG GTGGTGGTCCGTGGGTGGAGCAACCAGGGCCTCCGCGACGAGCTGTACATCCAGCTGTGCCGGCAGACCACGGAGAACTTCCGCTACGACAGCCTCGAGCGCGGCTGGGAGCTGATGGCCATCTGCCTGGCCTTCTTCCCGCCCACGCCGCGCTTCCACGCCTACCTGGAGGGTTACATCTGCAGACACATGGACCCCCTCAATGACACCAAGG GAGTGGCTATAAGCAGCTACGCTAAACATTGCTACAGGAAGCTCACCAAGGCGGCGCTGACCGGGGCCAAGAAG GGTCTTCAGAAGCCGTGCTTGGAGGAgatccagcatgcccgcaacgcCATCTTCAGCCCGTCCATGTTCGGCTCTTCCCTGGAGGAGGTCATGGCCCTGCAGAGGGAACGCTACCCGGACCACCAGCTGCCCTGGGTCCAGACCCGCCTGTCCGAGGAGGTCCTGGGCCTCAACGGGGACCAGACGGAGGGCATCTTCAG GGTTCCGGGAGACATCGATGAGGTGAACGCCCTCAAGCTGCAAGTGGACCAATGGAAGATCCCCACAGGACTGGAAGACCCTCACATTCCAG CGTCGCTGCTGAAGTTTTGGTACCGCGAGCTGGAGGAGCCGCTGATCCCGCACGAGTTCTACGACGAGTGCGTCAAGAACTACGACAACGCCGAGGCCGCCGTCCAAGTGGTGCTGGGACTGCCGCACATCAACAAACTGGTGCTCTGCTACCTCATACGCTTCCTGCAG GTGTTCGCGCAGCCGTCCAACGTGTCGGTGACTAAGATGGACGTCAACAACCTGGCCATGGTGATGGCGCCCAACTGCCTGCGCTGCCAGTCGGACGACCCGCGCGTCATCTTCGAGAACACCCGCAAGGAGATGTCCTTCATCAGGCTGCTCATCCACTCACTGGACACCGGCTTCATGGACGCCATCCTATAA
- the zmat3 gene encoding zinc finger matrin-type protein 3, with translation MALQLRNGDAAYYPSAQYCRTYTSSAVGYRGSGHYLSRLPGPESMLKPALSIFGHAQRPFQHMDSLRQLGPPPMVPTQPLGPPPVIPTAAIGRPTVVGAQTLVPPPMAAAHTMRPPPIAPVHSLGPPPLVPARPLGPPPLTHTLGPPSLDPSQAMVPPSLELTQPLGPPPLNHAHALVPPVPTGVNGFPLPPSPLSSPLIPSPEVSQLPLRPGPPLISSPVSALLPGPLPGQAAPVGEQPKEEGSPLGREEQEDAPALEELCKPLYCKLCNVTVNSAQQAQAHYQGKNHGKKLRNFRAGSQQPPAIRIPEVLEAAGQTNLISGSSDTDATRQAFYKGPTRVILATENDYCKLCDASFSSLLVAQAHYQGKNHAKKLRLAEAQQNTGNVDCSREVSPKRTWKDGNEYRLVKNRRSPQLPTSMQGPYYNPRPRQRIPRDLAMCVTPSGQFYCSMCNCGAEQETDFRQHLESKQHKAKVSEWRYRNEMENLGYS, from the exons GTCCGGAGAGCATGCTGAAGCCCGCTCTCAGCATCTTCGGCCACGCCCAGCGGCCTTTTCAACACATGGACTCCCTGCGCCAGCTGGGACCTCCACCGATGGTGCCTACGCAGCCTCTCGGCCCGCCGCCGGTCATCCCTACCGCGGCGATCGGACGGCCAACCGTGGTTGGCGCCCAGACTCTAGTGCCACCTCCCATGGCTGCTGCTCACACAATGAGACCTCCTCCCATTGCCCCCGTCCATAGTTTAGGTCCGCCGCCATTGGTTCCGGCTCGGCCTCTCGGGCCGCCTCCTTTGACGCACACCTTGGGACCGCCATCTCTGGACCCCTCACAAGCAATGGTGCCTCCATCTTTAGAGCTCACACAACCGCTGGGGCCTCCCCCTTTGAACCACGCACATGCGTTGGTTCCCCCCGTGCCTACCGGAGTCAACGGATTCCCCCTGCCACCCAGCCCCTTGTCCTCCCCGCTAATCCCGAGCCCAGAAGTCTCACAACTGCCCCTAAGACCCGGACCTCCCCTCATCTCATCCCCAGTGTCCGCTCTTCTACCGGGTCCTCTTCCGGGTCAGGCAGCCCCAGTCGGCGAACAGCCCAAGGAAGAGGGCTCTCCTCTGGGTAGGGAAGAGCAGGAGGACGCACCCGCTCTGGAAGAACTTTGCAAACCTTTGTACTGTAAACTCTGCAACGTTACCGTCAACTCGGCTCAGCAAGCACAGGCTCACTACCAG GGGAAGAACCACGGTAAAAAGTTGCGGAATTTTCGAGCTGGCAGTCAGCAGCCACCAGCCATCAGGATCCCCGAAGTCCTGGAGGCAGCCGGACAGACAAACCTCATCTCAGGATCCAGTGACACTGATGCTACGAGGCAG GCGTTCTACAAGGGGCCCACCCGGGTCATTTTGGCCACAGAGAATGACTATTGTAAGCTGTGCGACGCCTCCTTCAGCTCCCTCTTAGTTGCACAGGCGCACTACCAGGGCAAGAACCACGCAAAGAAACTCCGCCTGGCCGAGGCCCAGCAGAACACCGGTAACGT GGACTGTAGTCGCGAAGTAAGCCCAAAAAGGACCTGGAAGGATGGCAACGAGTACAGACTGGTGAAAAATCGCCGTAGCCCACAGCTTCCTACCTCCATGCAAG GGCCGTACTACAACCCCAGACCGAGGCAGCGGATCCCCCGAGACTTAGCCATGTGCGTGACCCCCAGCGGACAGTTCTACTGCTCCATGTGCAACTGCGGCGCCGAACAAGAAACGGACTTCCGACAGCATTTGGAAAGCAAGCAACACAAAGCTAAAGTGTCCGAGTGGAGGTACCGCAACGAGATGGAGAACTTGGGCTACAGCTAA